The Nicotiana tomentosiformis chromosome 2, ASM39032v3, whole genome shotgun sequence genome includes the window gtcaatagaaagattggaatacttggaataaggattgatggagctcgaggggaagatgagaaagagactctcaGATTGCGAAGGCATGGGCGGCAGTGAAGGAGGACATCTATCAAAAGCTTACTTATTGTTGGATATGTGCGATCTGGGGAacctgattgatggggtcaaaagagctaagcatggagaaggtcctccagggaccaagtagactaggaaatgatgttctttactgctttctaacttagctttatatttcgattgtaataaggctaaatgacattagtaactttattattattgtcgatttagtaaaggtttgactcatttttcgcattaatgaaatgatgcaaatattggcatcaattttctctgagtctgtgtgTCTCTTAGGcgtacctcaggcacaatgaggtccctaaATTAGGACGCAAATTATTGAATGACTTTGTGAAATATGTTTAAATATTGtaaacactcttttatttcaccttactaacttggttaccttttgccttttcttttctttttgattattcccattcccaaaggttggttcgtgtatactggcatcatcagcataccacaccagatccagaggtcctccacctcctcctccaccaagcgatcctaaaggcaaaggcaaagaaaaagggaaaatgaataatttaagtggtatcaggaaagacaataCTACTATGgcggaaaatgttgaaacttcagatggctgAAGTACTCTGGgacagaatgagttggtcttacatTTGGAGAAGAAAATCCTTGAACTACAGGGCAAGCATGAGCAGGTCCAAAATTTAGCAAACCTCTTccttactctcaatgttcccgaTATTAACCAGTAAAACCCGACTACCCAGAACCAAACATCACCGCAAAATACACAAAACCAAAACCCACCACTAAATCCTTCTGCACCACACCAGTATTCCGCGcctccccagaaccttaaccCGCCACCAGTACCAACCCCTCAACAACCCCACCctcatccaactcaatacccgcaaaccactacttatcacactccccaaaatgcaccacaacccaCTCCCGATCCCCAAAACTCGACCAATGGCCACCTgtatacccaagttccaggaacCCATCAAAGCAATATGATATATGTGAAAAACCTACCCCATACCCTGCAGCAAACCCTATATATACCCGAATCGACTGAGAATGACCTGTTCATTAAAAATATGgcggaggaactcaagaagctcactggTAGAGTCAAGAGTGTTAAAGGTGTTAAAGGCGttgaaggtctaaactatgaggacctatgtattcagccagatgtggaattgccggagggttacaaacctcccaagtttgaaaTGTTTGATGGTACTGGCGATCCGAAGGTACATCTGAGAACATATTGCGACAAGCTTATAGGAGTGggcaagaatgaacaaatccgcatgaaactgttcatgagaagcctcacagGAGACGCCTTATCTTGGCATATCAGacaaaacccaaagaagtgggttaattgggtgagtatGGAGTTagatttcatggatagattcaggttcaacacagaaaaaTACACTAtacgttttctacattcaaaacctcaagaagaagccgacagaaacTTTTTACGAGTATGCTACTCATTGGAGATCAGAGGCCACAAAGGTAAGgccagcacttgaagaagaacaaatgaacaagttctttgttagatcTCAAGATCCGCAGTATTACGAAAGGTTGATGGTCATTGAAAATCACAAGTTCTTCGACATCATAAAGCTAGGAGAAAAAATAGAAGAAGGAATTAATAATGGGATGGTGACCAATTTTGAGGCACTGCATGCCACGAATAAAACTTTACTATCAGGAGGCAtttcgaagaagaaagaagtgggtgtcgtgatggtagccctaggccctaagtctcccctcacataccaagctcctccacccacatatcaaccctcacccccaAGATACCAACACCATGCTgccacctaccatacctataatactcaacctgcatattaccattcacctccacccgcccgCCAGAACTACCCGAAACCACAtccaaattttgaccgcagaccttctagacaatacaccccaattgctgagcCCATAGACCAATTGTATGAAAGACTGAAGGTCGCTGGTTATGTCACTCCTATTCCTGTTGTTGTTGTGGAAAATTCCTCCCAAtagatcaaccccaacaaaatatGTGCTTATCATttaggcatgaagggtcataccattgaggagtatcgcacgttgaaagacaagattcagacgcTGATCGACACTAAGGTCATACAGGCAAAGAAAGCTGCACCAAATGTTTGTAACAATCCTCTCTCagatcacagaggtgagggagtgaatgtgatagaaactaAAAAAAAATGGGATCAAGAGGGGTCCATTGGACTCCTTCGAGAGGGAGacgctcctaaaacatctccggtcaccctcacgccagttgtggtacaaacccaggtGCCATTTGAAGTCAAGGTAACTACACACTTCACTGTGATAGTAGCTCCCACGCCATCTTACAAGTACGATGTtgtcccatgggattatgttgcggaggcaagaagaaaaggaaaagcaaaaatggaggaaacagGTGCCGcgcaaggtatgaccagaactggcaGAGCTTATATGCCTGAGAATCTTGGAGTAACAAGCAAGGAGGCTGCACCTAAGATGCCTGTTGTCGAGTCTGGCACCGACGTTCTTTGGAGGAAAATACAAGCAAGGGAGTACTCCGTTGTTGACCATTTGaacaaaactcctgctcagatatccatcttatcactgctgcaaaactcagACGCATACAAgaatgctttgatgaaggtgttaagtgaagcttatgtacccacccgcatcactagtggagagatgacTAACATGGTCAGATAGGTATTGGAGATCCACAAAATCCCTTTTCACGAAGATGAATTACCACTAGAAGGACTGAGTCACAACAGGGCGTTGCACATCACGGTACAATTTGAAGATAAGTTCATCGCCAAGGTCTTGATAAATGGAGGTTCAAGTCTCAATATATGTCTATTGACCACTCTAAAGAGACTAGGTAAAGGCATGCACGAGATACGAATACAAGgattggtcaccaccatggcgtGCTCCTTATTATCCTTTGGAACAACCCGTACCACCTCTGCACCAGACATTCTATCAGTCTGACATGATACggggatctgaggaagatgagattttggctGGCATGAGGAAGCTATTTCtagatgaagaagacatggactgcagtgcaattgttgaggagaaggaggaggaagaccttaccattcagaccatggaagaaggagttgttctcaagaactggaccgctgcaccatcccgggcccgtCAAGTTCCTaggtagcctggcaaattagcatgaattattttcaaatagttttgagcatttaagacatttttcagtattttgtttgaaataattactcgagccatcgagcCATACTTGTTGATGTTTTtaaaagttttattaatgcattattgctttctatatttattattatctttctatatTTCTTTtgagcataattattacatatcttTATGAACCTAcgattgtgacatgtaatgagacaacgcaacataaggacaatgattcagaggatctggaagatgatataatacctgaggaaatcgtcagagaagtagaaaaatttgaaaacaaaccaaagtctaatttggaggaaactgaggccgttaacttaggggattctgaaacgGTCAAAGAAAcacgtataagcattcatctatcaccgtcagagaaggaGGAGTACATCAGATTCCTAAAGGAATATGAAGACATCTTTGtatggtcctacgatgatatgactggtttaagcacatccatagtagctcactaACTACCCACCAATCCTATGTGTCcaccagtaaagcagaagctcagaaagttcaagacggatatgagtttgaagataaaagaggaggtcaccaagaaaatcaaagccaatGTTCTTCGAGTGGTCAAATACCCGACTTGGTTTgtcaacattgtgccagttccgaagaaagatggaaaagttagaatatgtgtcgattaccgagatctgaacagagcaagtcctaaggatgatttcccgctACCCAACaaacacatactgattgacaattgCGCCAATCATGAACTCCAAttttttgtggattgcttcgcaagATACCATCAGATCttgatggatgaagaggatgccgaaaagacagcctttatcacaccatggggaaaATACTGTTACAAAATGAtatcgtttggtttgaagaatgctggagccacctaCATGAGATCCATGACAAACCATCTTCCActacatgatacacaaggaaatagaggtgtacatggatgacgttatcatcaaatctaaaaggagtttggatcacatagcagacctgaagAAATTCTTCGACCGGtttcgaaaatacaatttgaaattgaatactacaaaatgtgccttcggagtccctgctggaaagttgTTAAGATTCATCTTCAATCGTCTaggtattgagttagacccatcaaaagTCAAGGCTATCCAGGACTTGCCGCCTCTAAAGAATAAGAAAGAGGTGATGAGTTATTTTGGGTacctcaattacatcagccgcatcatagcacaatcaactatgatatgtgagccaatcttcagaatgctaaggaaagatgctgcaacaagttggactgaagaatgccagaaggccttcaacaaaatcaaggagtatttatctaaaccgcccATTTTGGTCCTACCAGAACCGGGAAGACCTCCGTTACTTTATTTGTCAGTGTAATATGGGGCTTTCGGTTACGttctgggacaacatgatgagacTGGAAAGAAGGAGCatgcgatatattatctgagcaagaaattcacgccttatgaagtagggtactctttgttggaacgcacctgctatgctttgacatggatagctcagaagttgagacattatttatGTACATACattacatatctcatatcaaggatggattcgctaaaatacatctttcagaaaaccatgcctacgggtaagttagcaaagtggcaaatattgctgagtgagttcgacattgtctacataactcagaaggcagtcaaagggcaagcattggcaaatcatttggcagaaaatcccatagacggagaatacgaaccattaaaAACATATTTTCCCGACGAGGAGGTGTCGTtagtaggagaagatatcaccgaggTATATGATGATTGGAGGGTGTTCTTCGATGGAACAGTAAACTTCGAAGGAGTAGACATCAgagctgtcttagtatcagaaactgGTCGACACTATCCGGTTTCCGCAGAACTCAGGTtttcatgcaccaacaatatgacggaatacgaggcatgcatcttgggactcagattGGACATTGACATAAACGTTCAGGAGCTGCTGGTAATCAAAAATTCAGATCTTTTGGTGCACCAGGTTCTAGGGGAATGGGCTAcgaagaataccaaaatattgccatatttgcacttgtacaagagctgatcaagaggttcacaaatatagagttcaaacatgttccaaggatttagaatgagtttgcagatgcattagccactttgtcttccatgatacaacagcCAGATAAGAATTTTATCGATCCTAtaccaataggaattcataagtagccagcttattgtgcttatgttgaagaagagattgacgaAAATTCGTGGTTCCACTACATCAAGAAGTACTTGGAAAAGGGAGAATACCCAAAAAGTGCTACCCACACTCAGAAGTgcacgcttcgaagattggccaaccatttctttcaaagagTAGGAATTCTATATAAAAGGACTCCTGATTTGGGATTGTTGCGATgcgtcgatgccaaggaggcgTCTAGATTGCTTGAGGAAATATATGCCGGAACTTGCGGGCCCCACATAAACGGTTTCGTTTTGGCCAaaaagatattaagagcagggtatttcttgatgactatggaaacagattGCATCAAGTATGTTCATAAgtatcaccaatgccagatacatacTGACATCATACAGGTACCACCCAACGAACTTAATGCAACAAGTTCACCCTGTCCCTTCTCCGCTTGAGGTATGGATATCATCGGACCAATCGAACCTGCTGCTTCAAACAGACATAGGTTTATTCTAGTGGCCATAAACTACTTCACAAAATaggttgaagccgcatcttataaagcagtaactaagaaggtcgtagtaGATTTTGTTCGGGACCACATCGTTTGTTGGTTTGGGGTACCAAAgtcaatcatcactgacaatgccgccaatctcaacagcaatttaatgaaagccatgtgtgaaacattcaagatcaagcatcagaACTCTACAACATACAGGCTGTAAATGAACGGagccgtagaagccgccaacaagaatattaagaagatattgaggaaaatggtagacaattacaaacaatggcacgaaaaGCTACCATTTGCTCTACTTGGGTACCGTACCACAGTTTGTACATCAACTGGGGAAACTCCCTATCTACTAGTTTACGGTACCGAAGCTGTTATTCCCGCTGAAGTAGAAATCccttccttaagaatcatacaagaagtcgagctcagcgatgcagaatggatacgaagccggtatgaacaactagctctcattgatggaaaaataATGAACACGGTATGTCACGATCAACTCTACCAAAATAGAATGACAAGATCTTTTAACAAAAAGGTTAGGTCAAGGCAATTCATGCCGGGGCAGTTGGTACTAAAGagaatcttcccacatcaggatgaagcaaaggggaaattctcagccaactggcaaggcccttacatggttcaccgggtGTTAACAGGAGGAGcaattatacttgcagaaatggatagagagatttggccaaaacctatcgaTTCAGAcgtagtcaagagatactatgtttaagattatgtttgcactttctatttgatgtaactaAACTatacttgacctgattcccatttaagagggaatacgtaggcagccctgtgagtttggtcacatcataataaaatctttatTTTCCCTAAGGTCAGAAATTGGGGCAAGATCTTGAGTTTGCCCGATCTCATCACGTTTGGAACCGCCAAGGAATGTGTTttcagaagtatgcatttaaactggggcagaactTTGATGAGGATCCTTAAAATTCCAAAGCAAGAAGGTTGCAACGTCTCAAAATGCGTCACAGTCACCAGTTCATCAAAATTATTTGATCTTGtacattatcacatatttcaaacaactatatTTCTACAAATCATTTGTCAAATGCATGCatgtttttcaaaaattttgtttctatggcaTCCAGAcgttacccagggtgactcaagCAAAGGCCTCAAGGCAAGAGTAAAGGCGAAGCAAGGAATTGAGAGTACGAACCAACTTTTCCCCCAcaaaactcatgatttttctttgggtgcaggcacaatgaacataacaggaaCGTCCGCAAATACATACACGCAGTAGAATCACTATCGTTATAACGATAAAATTTGCCAAACACAAgcacatcaagctaagaaatgcttTATCCTCTCGCATttagtcttttttttttcttgcatagggctaagcactgccctcatcattacataagactaagcactgccttcctctgtgtagggctaagcactgccctcattacttGCATAAGTTTAAGCTCTGCCTCCATTAtttacatgagactaaacactgtctccatgctttgcatgagactaagcattgtctccacattgcataaggctaagtattgcctttcttttcatgagactaagcactgtctccgttacactgcatgatactaagcactGTCAccatattgcataaggctaagcattgcctttctttgcataagactaaacactgtctccattccttgcatgagactaagcactgtctccattccttgcatgagactaagcattgtctccacattgtataaggctaagcattgcctttttttgcatgagactaagcactgtctccattctttgtatgagactaagcactgtctccacattgcataaggctaagcattgcctttctttgcatgagactaaatattgtctccattccttgcatgaggctaaacattgcctcaattattgcatgaggctaagcaataTCTTCCCTTGCATGAGCCTAAACACTGTCTTCGCtacactgcataaggctaagcattgcctttctttgcatgagactaaacattgtctacattccttgcatgaggctaaacattgcctctattattgcatgaggctaagcaataTCTTCCCTTTCATGAGCCTAAACACTGTCTTCGCTACACTGCataagactaaacattgtctctctTCTTCGCATAGGGCCAAGCACTGCCTTCGtctcatacaagactaagccttgtcttgtcttgtcctcgcatatgactaagcatcaccTGTTTTCTATACCAAACGATCGATATCGCCACATCTTTGCATTTCataggctgaaacatcgccacattgtTCGAAgacgtcatagtccgaaggcaccatcctcatagcctgaAGACAACATttcatggcctgaggatctctcaaaactgcacatcattattcaaaggcgtcaaaGTCCAAAGGCATCATCTTCATAGCccaaggacaccatttcatggcctgtgaaTCTGTTATTATACGcgtcatggcccaggacgtcatgatataaggatatcatcctcatcgtccaaagacaaccttcatggtccgaagggaatttgcatcatgtttaaattttagCAATAAACCAACCCGATCGCGACCCGTCTAAACAACCCGCTCCGCTCCCCTTTCTCTCTTgtccgttgatctcaaatgatcaatggCCCCTAATAAACTAACCCCTTTCCATATATTCCTCCCCTCTAACCCTAATCCCATTTTTCACACTTTAGCCGCCTCTACTCTCTCCATTCCCCTCTCCTTCTTTACAAACCCTAGCCGCCATATCTCTAAATCCTCTCGAAATCCGGCCCCAATATGGAATCCCTTTGTTATTCTCTTGCCTTATTCCGCTATTACTCACGCGttcatggtgttacttagtatttACCTAACTTTGGTAAATACCATCTTTTAATACGAGTCTGATTTGGCTCTAATTTTGTGAAGATCGGGACGATGTTTCATCTATATATACTCTACAATGAATGATTCTTGTATTTTCGACCAAATTCATGGTGACTGGACTCAACTAGGGTTTGAACTTTCGATCTCACCTTTGCCGGCTCTGTTACTGATTGCATGCGatattttctttcattatttACGTTTAATCGattgttttccttgtttgttcatTCAATTTCAACACTATATAAATCCCTCCCCAATTTTCCCTTTGGTCAGACTCCAGTCGCTAAAAACAAACTACTACTGTCTTTATTATTCTTGCCTTACACTATTCTGAAAATTAAACCTTTGGCCGGGTAAAAGCAAGGCCACCAGAAATCGATTGTTGCTCTTTTCTCAgtgcgagcattgcccggggttcacttgaaacccttgggaacttggACGCATTGGGATTTTGGGAAATACTGATATTCTTTCATCGCTGCTGGAACTTAATTTTCTCATCTACGTGTTCGTTAATTTGCAACTGGTGAGTACTGAGACTCCGCAATTCCATTCTTTACTTGTGTTCATATTTTTATATACTCATGTTACTTGGGCCTTTATGAATCAATATGCTATGGTTTGCCTTTGTTCGCATTCATGTTTGCCTTAGAACTACTCTTCTGTGCTTCTCTAGTATTTAAATCTGCATGAATTCTAG containing:
- the LOC138904567 gene encoding uncharacterized protein — protein: MCPPVKQKLRKFKTDMSLKIKEEVTKKIKANVLRVVKYPTWFVNIVPVPKKDGKVRICVDYRDLNRASPKDDFPLPNKHILIDNCANHELQFFVDCFARYHQILMDEEDAEKTAFITPWGKYCYKMISFGLKNAGATYMRSMTNHLPLHDTQGNRGIELDPSKVKAIQDLPPLKNKKEKAVKGQALANHLAENPIDGEYEPLKTYFPDEEVSLVGEDITEVYDDWRVFFDGTVNFEGVDIRAVLVSETGRHYPVSAELRFSCTNNMTEYEACILGLRLDIDINVQELLIASSMFISITNARYILTSYRYHPTNLMQQVHPVPSPLEVEAASYKAVTKKVVVDFVRDHIVCWFGVPKSIITDNAANLNSNLMKAMCETFKIKHQNSTTYRL
- the LOC138904568 gene encoding uncharacterized protein; the protein is MNGAVEAANKNIKKILRKMVDNYKQWHEKLPFALLGYRTTVCTSTGETPYLLVYGTEAVIPAEVEIPSLRIIQEVELSDAEWIRSRYEQLALIDGKIMNTVCHDQLYQNRMTRSFNKKVRSRQFMPGQLVLKRIFPHQDEAKGKFSANWQGPYMVHRVLTGGAIILAEMDREIWPKPIDSDVVKRYYV
- the LOC138904566 gene encoding uncharacterized protein translates to MAEELKKLTGRVKSVKGVKGVEGLNYEDLCIQPDVELPEGYKPPKFEMFDGTGDPKVHLRTYCDKLIGVGKNEQIRMKLFMRSLTGDALSWHIRQNPKKWVNWKKPTETFYEYATHWRSEATKVRPALEEEQMNKFFVRSQDPQYYERLMVIENHKFFDIIKLGEKIEEGINNGMVTNFEALHATNKTLLSGGISKKKEVGVVMVALGPKSPLTYQAPPPTYQPSPPRYQHHAATYHTYNTQPAYYHSPPPARQNYPKPHPNFDRRPSRQYTPIAEPIDQLYERLKVAGYVTPIPVVVVENSSQ